The following are encoded together in the Strongyloides ratti genome assembly S_ratti_ED321, chromosome : 2 genome:
- a CDS encoding Acyl-CoA-binding protein, ACBP domain and Ankyrin repeat and FERM/acyl-CoA-binding protein, 3-helical bundle domain and Ankyrin repeat-containing domain-containing protein: MLALHMVAFYDWSYGLSLEDLEKNDETVDVILMKKFEKACQIVPSIVNKLSNKDSLYFYGRYKCATEGKPLSKNCPSIFDRVGSNKFYAWVNAYKNCLTKSKAMEEYIDRVESITGIKLSENTIVNNTTMSVDMKPSKMLHEEEEELDENADDNEKLLYEWKKILQNNDIISVEKILDGDKKNLLLDLWDKTLGMSALHLAADSGRAMICGLLCLNGIDVNKKDDEGQTPMHIAIECDHEDVALILARHSPNLEIKNNEGKSVYDLLEEKKLRDLTMSIEKIMFSEMKEEDQIKFDHF, encoded by the coding sequence atgttagcATTACATATGGTTGCTTTTTATGATTGGAGTTATGGATTGTCTCTTGAAGATcttgaaaaaaatgatgaaacagttgatgtaatattaatgaaaaaatttgaaaaagcCTGTCAAATAGTACCTAGcattgttaataaattatctaataaagatagtttatatttttatggaaGATATAAATGTGCTACGGAAGGAAAAcctttatctaaaaattgtCCAAGTATTTTTGATAGAGTTGgtagtaataaattttatgctTGGGTAAAtgcatataaaaattgtttaaccAAATCTAAAGCAATGGAAGAATATATTGATAGGGTAGAATCAATAACTGGGATAAAATTATCCGAAAATactattgttaataataCTACAATGTCAGTTGATATGAAACCATCAAAAATGTTACATGAAGAGGAAGAGGAATTAGATGAAAATGCAGATGacaatgaaaaattattatatgagTGGAAAAAAATACTTCAAAATAATGACATTATTTCagttgaaaaaattttagatggtgataaaaagaatttattattagaCTTATGGGATAAAACCCTTGGAATGAGTGCCCTTCATTTAGCTGCTGATAGTGGTAGGGCAATGATATGTGGATTGTTATGTTTGAATGGAATtgatgttaataaaaaagatgatgAGGGACAGACACCTATGCATATTGCCATTGAATGTGATCATGAAGATGTTGCATTAATTTTAGCTAGACATTCTCCTAATcttgaaattaaaaacaatgaAGGAAAATCGGTTTATGATTTacttgaagaaaaaaaattgagaGACCTTACAATGagtattgaaaaaattatgttttctGAAATGAAAGAAGAAGATCAGATTAAATTTGaccatttttaa